A genomic stretch from Anticarsia gemmatalis isolate Benzon Research Colony breed Stoneville strain chromosome 26, ilAntGemm2 primary, whole genome shotgun sequence includes:
- the Trx2 gene encoding thioredoxin 2: MSIHIKDSDDLKTRLAEAGDKLVVIDFMATWCGPCKMIGPKLDEMAGEMQDSIVVVKVDVDECEDIATEYNINSMPTFVFVKNGKKIEEFSGANVDKLRNTILKLK, translated from the exons ATGTCGATCCACATCAAGGACTCCGACGACCTGAAGACCAGGCTGGCTGAGGCCGGCGACAAGCTGGTGGTGATCGACTTCATGGCGACGTGGTGCGGGCCCTGCAAGATGATCGGGCCCAAACTAGACGAGATGGCCGGAGAGATGCAGGACTCCATCGTCGTTGTCAAG GTCGACGTCGACGAGTGCGAGGACATCGCCACTGAATACAACATCAACTCCATGCCCACCTTTGTCTTCGTCAAGAACGGCAAGAAAATCGAAGAGTTTTCCGGCGCCAATGTCGACAAACTGCGAAACACGATCCTTAAACTCAAGTAG